The following nucleotide sequence is from Mangifera indica cultivar Alphonso chromosome 17, CATAS_Mindica_2.1, whole genome shotgun sequence.
TATTTAATGAATTCTTCTGAAAGCATTGCACTTGGGATCTTAATACAGCAGACCCTAATAtcgtataaattatatattaaaagttcatattttctttttaatatgagATCTAATTCTATGATTTAGACATGAGATACTAACGAACGATTGCAACTGAGAGTTATAATGATgattctgataccaaatgatattaaAAGTTAACTATTCATAAAGAGTTCAAAGTTATGTAAACTATACATTAGAATATCACATTTTCTAATATGAAATTCAAATCTCATACTTTACACTTAgggatttcaaatatttatgtatCCCATATATCATATTTAGCTTTGAGACATGGATCTTCTTATTAACTCTGTACAAACTTTACCTGGTGATTTGTTTTACAGGTTAGGTGGTTACGTATTCTTTACAATGATTTCGCTGCTTTTactaaagaacaagaaaatttgaTCGCTCTGACGGGAAAAAATGCACCGAATTATTTGGAAGGCCAACTTTTAATGGACCCAAATACTAATCTTGACTTCTTTCCACCGGCCGATCGCCCAAAAATAATCTCACTCATAAAACAGTATGGCATCATCTACTTAATCGAAGTAGCCAAGTATTACGATGGCAGCAACAATACTGTGGACGAGGTATATATTTCGCCATTTGTTTCAGTTCAATGAAAGACTTAGACGGCAAAAACTGATAATCCGGTGCTTTCTTCGCAGGAGCTGAAAGTAGTGTTGAAAAATGCAGTAAGTTTCATCCCTGGATGTATATTCATGGCGGATGTGACCTACCTGGATTTCTTAAACAGAGTTTACCCGGACGAGTTGGCTCTTCGGAAGCAAGGGCTTTGGGATGTTCCTCATCCATGGCTGAATCTCTTCGTACCCAAATCTCGAATCATCGATTTCAACAATGGCGTTTTCAAGGACATTCTTCTTAAAAACAACTTCACCACATCACTCGTCCTTTTTAACCCCATGTTCAGAGACAAGTAAGCTTCTAAAAAGATCTATACTTGCTTGCTTATACACATACTTGTTTCATTCTGAATCAAAACAATGGTTGTTGTTGCAGATGGGATCTCAGGATGTCTGCAGTTATACCAGATGAAGATGTGTTCTACGCTGCAGGGTTTCTGGATTCAAGTAGGTTCGATAACTGGGAGGTCTATGATAAGAAAAATAGAGAGATATTGCAGTTTTGTGCCAGTAATGGGATTAAAGTTAAGCAGTATCTTGGCCACCATGGAAGTAAGCAAGAATGGATTGATCATTTCGGCTCAAAATGGAATACATTTCAGCAgagaaaatttcagtttgatccaaaattgttattatcaccaggacaaaaaattttcaactaagAGTGCATTTGGtgtaatattctattaaaaaaaaaaagaaagaatattacaaaatatgttaatttgattattggttatatatattatatgtataattaattattacgTTTAGTtgacattaataaaattagtattgGATTGAgttaacttaattatataagttaattttctgttttccctattctaaaatattatcatgTGGTCAAAttaggatattaattaattaaattatttttgaaataatcattttattttaatatattttttaagaatattttcatagttatgtattatttcaattaaaaatgatgatatttttattttataaattgaataagtaaggataaaattgttacaaagttatatttatttaataatcttttaatttataagagatacaaataaattgtacaaattttttcatacaatttaatatgataatatttgaatgaaagatttcgaaataaaagaaaattaaataattacatccCTTAATTATAAGTGATaattctaatttataatttatttatctatataattttatctaattgttacgagaaaaataataatgatatttttctatattattagtaaaatcatcttaataaaaaattttaattattttttaaataataaaatatatattggtaaTTAAAAGATTCAATGTAGTTCTTGGAAAAGGAGTGGGAAAgattcataaaattttcttatattttaattacttCTATAGCCActgtttttaaaactgaattagATTAGTCGGTGAACTAGTTTATAACTTGATATGATTTTGTAATATGAtgtagtttatatataaatattgatttgtttaaaattcGACGAACTTGGTAAatcttttaaaccaaaaaaactatttaaaatcaataaaattggatttatattaaatataataattttgatctGAATTTAGAGATTCCAACcttaataagaaaagaaatttttgataaaaatcaaGAAGGGGATAGGGATAAAAAAAATCCCTACAATCGAGGATAGAGATATATATGTCTCGTTCCCACCCCACCTCGTCCTTGTCTCCATCAtcgtttttttatattaatatatttgtttaaaatattaacatatctttatagtattaaattatttattttttcaatttatttagatttttattgtacatattaaaataattaatatatgaaataaataacactatatgtatatattttatattttatatgtttatataatatatatttaaaattatattttatatactttatatattttgtgtttaaaaatatgataaatatttaatattactaaaaatatatataataatttgataaaagatTAAACCAATCAACCtacaaattaatgaaataactgATTTGACTACTGAACCGGTATAAAACTCATCCTTTGTGGCTACGCTAACAGTATGATTATCATATGTTCTGTACCTTAGTAAAAATAAAGGATTGACTTTTCTCCCTAATAAACTAGGGTAGACTTTGATCTTGTGAGTCAACCGAGGCAATGTAAGCACAATGATTTGTCAATTCCACGGAAACGGAGTTGACGAAACGTGGAGTTTAAGGATTTGGGCGGCTTCTGCCGTCGATGTCAAGGAATTGAATTCAAAGGCTCCATGGTTTATGATACATGaagataatcaaaataaatcttattgcTTGCAGTTGGCCGTTTATCGTCAAACAcgccaaaattagttttttatttgactATACAACCATTTTCCGTGATTGTGATTTAGATTTTGTTTGAAGGAAAGTCCATGTAGGGATCTTTTGCTTCTAAAATTGTGATTGTTGCGTTGACAGATCTTCAAAGATCCTCAACCTTGACCGTTACAAAGATGGTTAAGCAAGGGCCATACGGCATTTGTTTGCTTGTTACACAATTTAAACTAGagccatgttttttttttaaacaaaagaatatattaacaaaaacaacGGCCTTCAGAGGATTCGAAAACAATCCAAGCTCACTGTACCCGCAGGCAGGATAGCAGGTGCGAAGCTAAGGATTGACACCACTACATATATACAAACTACACGGAGCACTCAACTCCTCTTGAAGGTCTATTAGAGTAGAGTTCAAGACTGGGCTGTGCCTTAGGCGGGAGAAATATTGGCAGATAAAGACCTGCAGGTTTTAATTGGAGCGTGACAATAGCTGAACCTTGCAAAGTGGAGACGTTCCAGGCTGGCCGGCAGTGAGTTCGGGCATTAAAAGCAGACTCAGGTCTGTTAGAAACTTTGCGCCGCCGCTGGATATTTATCGGATAGAGCTGCAGTACACAGGATCTGGAAAATGTAGGCAATGTGGGACAACCAGAAACTGCATCCTGAAAACTGTAATTGCCCAGAAAAAATGCATTGGCAGCTCCAGCTTCTTCCATAGATCCCGGCTGCATGATGACTATATTAGCTTTGCTAAAACAGGTTGTGTTTACCTCAATTTTTCCAGACCAGGACACAACAGGAAGGCAGGAGTCAGTGGCAGCAGAATGTTGAAGAAGATACCCAGAGTCCAGCAGGTGTGAAATTTCAGAatcattatcaattttaattctgTAGAAACAGCAACCAAGGCAGCTATGTAGCCCCTTCTCGGATGACTGAGTAAAAAGGCAGACCTGTATAATAACTTGAACTTCACTGCTAGAGCCAGCCAACCCAGGAAACAGGTTACAGGTGCTGCATCTGATGCTGTGGCTTAACAGCAGGAAATGCAGGAGAATAGGACTGAGTCTGGGCTGAAATGTTAGAAGTGGTAGCTCCTTGATATGCCTACACAAACTAAGAACCAAGGGGTGGAGAGGATCCATCATGCTAGCTTTAGGGTCAGCTTCAAAGCTACGCAACATGATCACAGTTTCGTCAGCATATCTAGATATAATCTGCATCTCAGAAAAGTCAGAACAACATCTTCTAGTTCTCCAGTAGCAGAACCTGCAAAACAGCAATTTGTTAGTAAAAAACCATCTCCAGCAGCTTCAACTGCGGCAGCTTCAACTGtgaagaattattttatagattGACCTCAAAAGTAATTTCTTGGCAGTTGCTGTGCCGGCAAATACGAAACCAATAACCTGAATTAGATTTTAGAGATTATAATATTCATAGTACTGGTGGTGAAATTCATACGCAGTCTctttaatataagaaaaaattggactttatcaaagaaaaaatattttttattgctgCCGTTAgaaaatattaactaaaaaaacTACAACGAAGTGATGGCAAAATTTGtctgtttttaaaattttttaatgataaaacatatattttttaaaactattttctttttattaaatccataaatttatttaattttaataaaattctaaataattagttataaaattttttttatccttatcattaatacttttaataaaaaaatatttttattcatgtcataaataaatacttttaaGACGTGTAACGAtaagtgataataaaatttttttattattaaaactttttaatgataaaaaatatacttttactAACTATTTTTTTCTCGTTAAAgtcacaaatttatttaattttcataaaagtGTAAATAATTGAtcataaaaatcattaaaataatacttataacgatcatttatttattatttttctcttgttaatattagtttttttttttatagtgatAATCATTCGGGCTATTTATTTTAAtcactaaaaataattatatacactTTTCAGAACATAAATTGGTActtattatatgttatcatgtaatgattttcttcatttctagAAGATATTCTCCTGCAAGGAAATAAAAGTCCAAGTTAGACAAAGGGATaatgttattcatacaattttattatgaattcaTATCTGCAGTTTTCTATTTTGTCATCCTAACAAAGATTTTCATATCTGGAATGTTACAAGAAAGAGGTTGccatttgttgtatcatattttacatttatagaAGAATACTTTTATAGGTTAAAGGATTTTGttctaaaattttcatcttaaatgATGTCACATGTGACagtaaataatgataattattattaggtcaaaagacttaatCCCACCAAAGATTTGGTCCATTCCTAAACCTTCACTTACatgatttcaaaaactcaaatatttatatttctgtTAAAACTTTCTGTTatgattaagggtaaaaatgttatttagttaaaaatattttaaaagctaaaattttatgatattttccctccttagtttaaaaaaattaataatttttttcatgcaaagtttaaaaaatgactatttttgtAAGGTTTTTTTCTCATTCCTCGACGACTATCTCCATTTCAACTATTAGCGAGTCTTCCTAGATCTCTTCTTCTCCCGTTGAAGCACAAAGATCAATGGccattttcacttttcaaactttagataagaaaaattgttagtttttcaaataaaagaggagaaatataataaatttaaaattttttaaatatttttagttaaaattatatttttacccttaattttgccagaaatttttaatgaaatgataaatatttgagttttttaaataaaacaaatgagAGTTTGAGAATGAAGCAAACCTTAGAGGGAATAAGTCTTCCGCCGTATAATTACTCTTCCAAATTTGGCATGATGCATTgaatttatatcataataaataattataatgacagtatttttttaagattatgttACAATAAATAATCTCAACTGACTAGAAAATTTAAAACCAGCAGCGTAAGCAAGATTTCATCCgcaatttttctctatataaacaCCTCTTCTTCACTCTTCCTTCCTcataatttatttcttcttcttttcctttctgAAACAATGGCTGTTAACAgtcaaaccctaatatttttcatgCTTATATCAATGGCAGGCTGCGGAGTCTCCAGCTGGGCTATCCCACTGCCGCCCGAGCTGAGTGACAAGCTTCACTCAGACGCTGAAGCAATCAAAGCCGCTTCTACCGATTACGGCCATATCATTTCGGTGAAGCCCTCGGCGGTTCTTTTCCCATCTTCCGTCGATGATATCAAGACTCTGATAAGTTTCTCGTTCCGAAGTAATTCTACTCCGTACACTGTAGCGGCTAAAGGCAATGCTCATTCTGTCTGGGGCCAGGCCATGGCGGCCGGCGGCGTCGTGGTGGATATGTTGTCGCTAAACAAGAATGCAAACGGAAGTAGAATTGTGATATGTGGAGACGAGGGCTCGGGTTTTTACGCCGATGTTGGGGGAGAACAGCTGTGGATTGATTTGTTGAATGCGACACTGAAACATGGACTTTCACCGGTTTCATGGACAGATTATTTGTATGCGACGGTCGGCGGGACGCTTTCAAACGCCGGAATCAGCGGCCAAACGCATCGCAGAGGCCCTGAGATTTCCAATGTCGAAGAATTAGATGTGGTTACtggtatgaatttttttttgtttttgaaatcacCCACAACGATATTATCGCCTTCGTCCTTACAAATAacttcatataatttattaaaatcttcaaattagATATTATCCCTTcatttgtttgtacataaattttttatattttttttgggaccatctaattaaatactattATCTTCGTTTGTTtatgcaaaaatatttttttttcaaaatttttcaatcagaTTCTACCAcctttatttatacatataagtTTATCGTTTGTTTGTACTTGaactttttatcttattttttgtttcaaaatcacCCATCAAATATTCtctatgatttatttatatatatagtatcacaaaataaactaataaaaggTTGAATTGGTGCATGGGAAATCCACcttgtaatttttgaatgagTAAaacattcaattcaattcaacattgGTAGAGTTGGATTTAGTTTGATTGATAAAGACACTTAACCCCCGAAGTCAATTGAAATTCAATTGCAAAATTTAGAAAGAATAGGCCGAAATGACTTTTCATTCTGATCTATTGTAACTTCAAACtttctaatataaaatgaaatttatgcaTAGTGACttagtaaaaaaatatcttttggtTTAATGGATAACTTGTGTAGCTTGCTAACATGGAAATCTTTGAAACATGAAGGCTATTGCGTCACCGTAGACCACAAATAGAACCTTCATATTAGAAAATCTAGCTTTTGatggcaaaaacaaaaaaaaaaagtcaaaaacaaGTGGTGTAAAATAGTTACCTTGTTATATCAaaataagtttttgttttttattggttAACTTTACTTTAAAACGGACGGCTTCTTAAAGATTTGATCTGCTACACCAAATAGATCATCAGAGGTATTGTTTGCTCACTGTGATCAATTCAATTCTAGAAAAACTATCCAATTCAGATAAGTTTTCATTTGGCTTTTatacaaattatcaaaacaGTTTGTCGAAacttttaactaatatatttattatttaagctTTTTATCTAAACTGTCACTTAAAAACTCTCCATTGGCCTTGCATGGCCTTTTTTTTTCTACAGGAAAAGGAGATTTAGTAACTTGCTCCCCACAACAGAACCCGGACTTGTTTTATGGAGTTCTCGGAGGTCTTGGTCAATTCGGAGTCATAACGAGAGCAAGAATAGTTCTAGAGCCGGCAAAGAAAAgggtatttaattattttttttttgaaactgtGATGCAATTAAGAGACAGGATAATAGTTTTAATTAGGGTTGAATTTTAGCTAAGATGAATTTGAGTTCAAGTTCGTTTTAGTGGAGTTAAGTTTAAGCTTGTTTAAAAGGTGTTCAagctcaaatcaattttttagctTGATTCAATactaaataacttaattttgatacgtattgatcaaaatgatatcattttagttaatttgtattgaatttttcaaGTTTACGAGTAAATCAAACATGcttaaagtttaaacttgaaaatattaaattcttgaACTCTGAACCGAGTTCATTTCATATTCGTTCAAACTAAGTTTGAGCTTAAGCTTAGCTCAAATCCATTTCTAGCTCTAAtactaaatgataaaaaataataataataactattaaaattacagAGCTTCCTTTATTAGAAGTTCAGATTCTCCAGCGTGTGGGATGGGATCTTAACATTTGCCTATCCCGTATAATATTTAGCTTTGAGACTTGGTTCTTCTTGTTAACCATGTACTAACTTTACCTGTTGATTTGTTTTACAGGTTAAGTGGTTACGTATCCTTTACAATGATTTTGCTGTTTTTACTAAAGATCAAGAAAGTTTGATTGCCGTCACCGGAAAAAATGCACCGGATTATTTGGAAGGTCAACTTTTAATGGATCCAAATACTAATCTTGAGTTCTTTCCACCGGCCGATCGCCCAAAAATAATCTCACTCATAAAACAATATGGCATCATCTACTTCATTGAAGTAGGCAAGTATTACGATGGCAGCAACAATACTGTGGACGAGGTATATTTAGCGATTGGTTTCAGTTTAATCAAAGACTTGGATTGCAAAAACTGATAAATTAGGGCTGTTTTCGCAGGAGCTGAAACAAATGTTGAAAAATGTAATAAGTTTCATCCCTGGATGTATTTTCATGGCGGATGTGACCTACCTGGACTTCTTAAACAGAGTTCACCCGGACGAGTTGGCTCTTCGGGAGAAAGGACTCTGGGATGTTCCTCATCCATGGCTGAATCTCTTTGTACCCAAATCTCGAATCATCGATTTCGACAATGGCGTTTTCAAGGACATTCTTCTTAAAAACAACTTCACCACATCACTTGTCCTTTTTTACCCCATGTTCAGAGACAAGTAAGCTTCTAAAAAAATCTATGTTTGCTTGCTTATACATTTACTTGTTTCATTCTGAATCAAAACAATGGTTGTTGTTGCAGATGGGACCTCAGGATGTCTGCAGTTATACCAGATGAAGATGTGTTCTACGCTGCAGGGTTTCTGGATTCAAGTCGGTTCGATAACTGGGAGGTCtatgataagaaaaataaagagatattGCTGTTTTGTGCCAGTAATGGGATTAAAGTTAAGCAGTATCTTGGCCACCATGGAAGTAAGCAAGAATGGATTGAGCATTTCGGCTCAAAATGGAACACCTTTCAGCAgagaaaatttcagtttgatccaaaatttttattatcaccgggacaaaaaattttcaactaaatGTGAAATTagtgtaatcttttattaaaaaacaataaaattgtgtacccattttgaatacataaatatatacacacttatatgtgttatcatatgattggatgattttgaattaaagataaaacaatatctaattatatgataatacatataaatgtgtacgtGTTTATGTAtcttatataaacacacataatattgcttattacaaaataacatttGGTATAACTTTTTATAACTGTAATCGTGTTTGTCTAAGCTATATAACTTGTGGTGaattatttgtttgtatattttctaaaatattatcatattaaagttttcatttgtttgtcTAAGCTAtatgtctgggaagacgatcatcttcttAGATGAAGATGACTTGTCTTCTTAGAGAAAAATGAGTCATCTTGTCTTCGTTTGAGAAAACAATTTCTCTTTCTAAACAATGTCTTCCAGTGTTGAATGGATTGAGATGAAGTTGAGGTAGGTCGTCAAAGGAAGGAAAACTGTTGAGAGGGAGAGATGACCGGCAATAGCATCGAAGATTGTGAAcagattttaaaactaaatcctaggggggttatgtgatttttttaaacttgatttaagagagaaaagttaattttttaaatttaagggaagggaaatgaaatcatatttaagtttatttttaatattaaatataaaataacaattttacctttaaaattaaaaaatttaaatggtCATAaaggataaatgagatttttaaaattaattgaaaaaacttTGAGCAtccagcatagtttgggtgggaaatagtgtttGCCCTATTAATTTCTTCAATCTTCTATTGTCGCATTGTAAACGGTAGTACGTTGGCGGTATGATTTGCATAGATTCTGTACCTTAataaaataagggaaaatgatatttttcatttaaattttaatgaaaattcaaaatatatttagtaacaattaaaaaatgggaaaaggactatgtcccacccattGTTTAACCGTATCTCAAACGTATATTTACgccagatgaaaaacccaaacacccacccatctTTCAACCActgttaaatttttcattaaatagaagagtaaaaccgttattttactgtttatatttcagttatataattttattactttttgtcctccaattttaaaaattaatttccccCATccctgaaatttgaaaagtgactttcacccccccaaatccctaatttttttttcactttccctccgGCCACCGGTGACGACATGGCTGAAGGGAGAGTGGCTGCATTTcaggggggaaaagtgaatttttttaaaacttaattcaggagacaaatgttagtttttcaaattaaaggggaaaaaatgagataaaattttaattatttaatattatttgatgaaatgactaATTTGCCTCTTAATCTAACTAAAAAAATGTGGGTGGATgcaaatagattaaattttgggtgggtgtttgagtttatTCACGGCATGGGATACGAGATAAACTaatgggtaggaaatagtcctttgcccttaaaaaatctaaactcttacttatgatttaatttttattattttactatttatattaaaaagatataaaatttatcattttttcttttagttttagaaattaacaatttcatcttcatctaatatttttaaattgtaaaaagtaatattttcatcCACGAACCCAAggtttttcacattttttaaactGCGTCATCCCCCAAGACTTTCACAACAGTAATTTCATCTTGACTTTTTAACTTTAGCTTTCGATATCCCTTCCAACATTCTCTttgacctcctccttctcctgagCCGATAATAGACAATGTGATAAAGAGATGTCTTTTTGTTTTATGGTAGTGCGATGAAGAGACTCTCTTCGTCGCACAGTGCAACAAAGAAATTTTCGTCTCACAGTGCAATAAAGAGATTTTCGTCTCTTCATCGCATCACCTTTACAATTAGTTCAAGAGAAATAGAAGGTCGGAGAGGACATTGAAAGGGATGTCAGaagctgaagttgaagaatgaggatgaaactattgtttttgaaagttctgGGGGGTGAttgcaatttgaaaaatatgaaaatcctaGGTTCGAGggtgaaaattttattttttataatttaaaaactttagacaaaagtgaaattattagtttataaaacttgGAGGtaaaaaagtaacaaattttatatcttttaaatataaacaataaaataacaattttacttttatttttaataaaaaaaattttaacaaaagttagatTATTGATAAAGGTATGAGTTTTTTAACTATTACATATACAATTTTGAATATCAAATAAAACTTGAGTGGGCAACAGCATTTTTCccatacaaaaataaatgattgCCTTTTGTCCCGAATAAAAATAGCGTTGACATTGCTCTTGTTAGTCAACCGAGGTAATGTAAGCACAACGATTAATTTCACGTTGTCAATTCTACGGAAAGCGAGTTGAAATAACGTGGAGTTTAAGGGTAAACTAAAATAGATTTGGGCGGCTACTGGCGTCGACGTTAAGGA
It contains:
- the LOC123201053 gene encoding cytokinin dehydrogenase 2-like; translation: MAVNSQTLIYFMLVSVAGCGISAWAISLPPELSDKLHSDADAIKAASTDYGHIISVNPAAVLFPSSVDDIKTLISFSFRSNYTPYTVAAKGNAHSVWGQAMAASGVVVDMLSLNKNANGSRIVICGDEGSGFYADVGGEQLWIDLLNATLKHGLSPVSWTDYLYTTVGGTLSNAGISGQTHRRGPEISNVEELDVVTGKGELLTCSPQQNPDLFYGVLGGLGQFGVIARARIVLEPAQKRVRWLRILYNDFAAFTKEQENLIALTGKNAPNYLEGQLLMDPNTNLDFFPPADRPKIISLIKQYGIIYLIEVAKYYDGSNNTVDEELKVVLKNAVSFIPGCIFMADVTYLDFLNRVYPDELALRKQGLWDVPHPWLNLFVPKSRIIDFNNGVFKDILLKNNFTTSLVLFNPMFRDKWDLRMSAVIPDEDVFYAAGFLDSSRFDNWEVYDKKNREILQFCASNGIKVKQYLGHHGSKQEWIDHFGSKWNTFQQRKFQFDPKLLLSPGQKIFN
- the LOC123200977 gene encoding cytokinin dehydrogenase 2-like, encoding MAVNSQTLIFFMLISMAGCGVSSWAIPLPPELSDKLHSDAEAIKAASTDYGHIISVKPSAVLFPSSVDDIKTLISFSFRSNSTPYTVAAKGNAHSVWGQAMAAGGVVVDMLSLNKNANGSRIVICGDEGSGFYADVGGEQLWIDLLNATLKHGLSPVSWTDYLYATVGGTLSNAGISGQTHRRGPEISNVEELDVVTGKGDLVTCSPQQNPDLFYGVLGGLGQFGVITRARIVLEPAKKRVKWLRILYNDFAVFTKDQESLIAVTGKNAPDYLEGQLLMDPNTNLEFFPPADRPKIISLIKQYGIIYFIEVGKYYDGSNNTVDEELKQMLKNVISFIPGCIFMADVTYLDFLNRVHPDELALREKGLWDVPHPWLNLFVPKSRIIDFDNGVFKDILLKNNFTTSLVLFYPMFRDKWDLRMSAVIPDEDVFYAAGFLDSSRFDNWEVYDKKNKEILLFCASNGIKVKQYLGHHGSKQEWIEHFGSKWNTFQQRKFQFDPKFLLSPGQKIFN